One part of the Streptomyces nigra genome encodes these proteins:
- the ssuE gene encoding NADPH-dependent FMN reductase has product MATVLSVSGSPSATSRTARLLRLLDDRLRAQGHEVIPLDVRTLPAEALLHADFAHPAIVQATQLFERAEGVVIGTPVYKAAYSGVLKALLDLLPQYALAGKTVLPLATGGTTAHVLAIDYALRPVLNSMGPAHITPGWFTLDKDITAADDGTLTVAPASAEALAQVTDQFSLALGGRPALLATAG; this is encoded by the coding sequence ATGGCCACCGTCCTGTCCGTCTCCGGAAGCCCGTCCGCCACCTCCCGCACCGCCCGGCTGCTGCGCCTGCTCGACGACCGGCTGCGAGCCCAGGGCCACGAGGTGATACCCCTCGACGTCCGCACCCTGCCGGCCGAGGCCCTGCTGCACGCCGACTTCGCCCACCCCGCGATCGTCCAGGCCACCCAGTTGTTCGAGCGGGCGGAGGGTGTCGTCATCGGCACCCCCGTCTACAAGGCCGCCTACTCCGGTGTGCTGAAGGCCCTGCTCGACCTGCTCCCGCAGTACGCCCTCGCGGGCAAGACCGTCCTCCCGCTCGCCACCGGTGGCACCACCGCACATGTGCTGGCGATCGACTACGCCCTGCGCCCCGTCCTCAACTCCATGGGGCCCGCCCACATCACTCCGGGCTGGTTCACCCTCGACAAGGACATCACCGCCGCCGACGACGGCACGCTCACGGTCGCGCCGGCCTCCGCCGAGGCGCTGGCCCAGGTCACCGACCAGTTCTCACTCGCGCTCGGCGGACGCCCCGCCCTGCTGGCGACCGCGGGCTGA